The DNA segment ATATGCAGTGCCTGGAGAATTTACTGAACGAGGATATTGTATCGGTATCGGATGGTGGCGGTAAAGCCAGGGCGGCCATTAAGCCGGTGCATGGCAGAAAGTCTGTAGCCGCCCTGTTGATGGGCCTTTATACCAAATTTTATGAGGATTCTATTATCGTTGAAGGCTTTGTTAACCAGGAACCAGCTTTGTTTTATTACCAGGGCGACAAATTGGTTACCTGTATTACTTTTGTCCTTACAGCAGGGCAGATCATCCGTACGTTTATCATCAGGAATCCGGATAAACTGAAAAATTTAAATTAATTCCATCAAACTGTCACATCTGAAGTTGTTTTTTTGTCTGTAAGGGATAAAAAAATATCATTATGGAAAGAATTAAAAACAATGAAGTTCCGCAAGGTTTAATGGCGGCATTAAGAGGCGTTCAGGATTATATTGATCAATGTGGCCTTAACCACAACCTGCTTGAATTGATGAACATCCGTATTTCGCAGATCAATGGCTGTGCGTATTGCCTGGATATGCATTCCAAAAAAGCCATGCATTCAGGGGAAACCGTTCAGCGCCTCATTTCTGTATCGGCATGGAGAGAAGCGCCATATTATACACCTGAAGAACGTGCAGTACTTGAATATGCAGAATTGCTAACACGCATGGAGGAAGGATCGGATATTGACCATGCTCATCATGAATTGCTTAAATACTATACAAAATCAGAAATTGCGAACTTTACAGTGGCCATTGCCCAAATGAATTCCTGGAACAGAATTGTTAAATCGACCGGGATTGTTGCAGGAAGTTATACATTGACAAGATGACCGGTTTTTGCATGCCAGGTTATAATTTAAATTGTAAGGTCATATAATAAGTACGCGGATCGGAAGGTAGTATTCCAGGCCCGGGATACCCATCTGCCCTGCGTGTAAAGTATTTTTCGTTCATCAGGTTATTGATGCTGCCCGACAGGGTAAACCACTTCCAGTTGTAACTGGCCGAAAAATCGACAATTTGGTAGGCAGGCACAATACCGTCTACCGCTGTTGGTGTACTTTCTGCATTGGTAGCATCAGAAAAATGTTGTGCTACGTAAGCATATTGTAAACTGGTATTAAATGTTTTATTCCCGAACGATAGCCCTGTACGAAACAATAGTGGTGGTACAAATTCTACTTCTTTATCTTTTATTGCTGTATTATCTGTATGGATATACCGCGCATTTATTAACGAAAAATTGGTATAAGCCATCAGTTTATACTTACTTGCACCTTGAGTAAAAGCCTTTAATAAATCAGCTTCTATCAAACTTTCGAAACCAATATTTCGGCTATCTGCTACGTTTGTTCTTAACCGGTATATCATATTGTTGGCATCGGTGGTAAAAACTGAGCCAATCCTGTCGTTGTATTTAAGATAAAATACACTTAAATCATAATACAGCCAATCTTTTAAATTCCCTCTTACACCACCATCAGCAGTGTAGCCTCTTTCATCTTTCAATAAAGAATCAACCCTTGCATTTTGATTCTGTACCCTTAAATCGGTAAAATTGATTGACCTGTAGTTTTGGGAAATATTGGCATAAAGTTCAATGGTAGGGTGTGGTTTATAAGAAGTGCCTATGCCAAAGAGAACAAATGAGCGTGGGTTGCTTTTGTTGTCGGTTCTTGTCAAATCGGGAACACCAAATTGAAATTGTGTGTAATTTCCTTTAGCGCCGGTATAAATATACTCGAATCGGGCACCGGGGGTAATACTCAATTTACTGGTTATCTGAAAAATGTTCTCCGCAAACAAGGCTAAATTTGTACCCGGAAACCGGAAATCGGACTTATTGGGTTGACTGTTTAAAAAGTTAAAATCAGGTCCTAATCCCGTATCTGCATCGCCCTGTTTTTTAAATGTTAACCCCTTATATGCTCTTGCACCTATGAGTAAACTGCTGGTCTGGTTGTTAAATAAACTGTATTGGTGCAATACCCTGAGTTCTGAACCGTAATTGTCATATTTATCAGCCATCAAATCCCTTGGTGTGCCTTCACCCGGATCAGGGCGATTGATATAGCTTAAAACCCCTAAAGCTTCCCTGCCAGCAGCTAAATGATAGTTTATCCAATTGAGTTTGGTATGCTCGCCGAGCTGGTAATCAAGGCTTAAGTTAAATAAATTCCATTTTACCTTAAACCAGTTTCTAGCCCTTACAGATACTGAAGGATCTGCTTCAAACTGTTCATCGGTTAAGCCTCCTGGTTGTTGTGCCAGGTAGTCCATATGGGTATATTCGGCAGTTAACTTTAGTTTGTTGGTAAAGGCATAATCTAGGTGGGCATAAGCGGTATTTTGGTCAAAGTGACCGTTTGGTCGCCAGCTATCACCCTTTTTATATTGATAAAAAGCATAATAATTTAGTTTTTTTACTTGTCCGCCAACGCTGTTAAAAGAGTTGAAAAAACCAAACGAGCCGAGGGTTTGCCTGCTTGTAAACTCAAGTTGCTTATCTGTAGGACCCTTTTTCATCTTAAAATTAATCATACCGCCAAATTGTGTGCCGTATTGTAAGCTTGCGGCACCCCGTACAATTTCTATTCTATCTAAAGTTTCGGTTGGTGGGGTATAATAGCTTTCTGGATAGCCCAAAGCATCGGCACTAATATCATATCCGTTTTGCCTCATATTAAAGTTTGATACCCTGCTGGGGTTCAGGCCACGACCACCAATACCCAATTGTAGCCCAGCACCATCATACTCCCAGATATTCAGACCGGCAATCCGGGCGTATACCTGCCTTGCATTATTGGTAGCCAGGTTGGCATTGATGTTTTTTAAATTGATGACCTCAGTCTTTTTTCCGGCATAAATTGCAGTTCCTTCTACCTGCATCAGCTTATCGGCAACCCGATCGTTAACCCTGGTGACATCAACTTCATCCAACTGCACAGCTTGTGCTTCCTCAAGCGTTACAACAATATCAATGCTTTTATCTTTTATTTCAACAGTTTGATCAAAGCGCCTGGCTCCCGTAAAGGATACACGGACATGATATTTTCCGGATGGCAGTCCTTTAAAACTAAAGCCACCATTCGCATCACTTATTCTACGCTGATTTACTGTAGTTAAAGTTATGGTTGCACCTTCTGCTGCTGTTTCACGGAATTTAATTTTTCCGGATATTTCCAGTTGCTGTGCACGGATAAAAAAAGGCAGAAGACAAAAAAACAAGATGCCGGTTATTCTCATAAGTCGTGATTTATATTAAATGGCAAGATCCATTTGTAATGTTTAAAACTAAGTTGTTGATCGGCAAGGTTCACCTTGCTGTCAATAAACGGGGCAGACCTCCTGCCGTTCAGCGTTACATAAACTTCGCCATAAACCTGAGGTTTTTTGATTCCTCGCCGCACATAAACATCCGCAAGATAATGTGCGTACTTCAGGATCAGATCGGGCTGGGTACTCATCATTTTTTCCTGTTGCGTGGTCAGGAATTCTGAGTTATTAACTTCGTAACGATTTCCTGTCTGACTATCACGAATGGAGAATATCGCTGTCCCCACCTTTTCCATCAACATCACCCGCCAGGAAAACCGGTACCCCTCTTCAGTCCAGAACAAGGGGCCTGGATAAGCGAGGTATCGCATAGGCAAAACGATCTGAATAAGAAAAAACAAGCCGAAGATCCATAAGCGTTCATTTTGGTAAACCGGCTTAAAAAAAACAGATCTATTCTCAACACCAGAAAAGAGAGGGTTAAAAAAACGGATCAGCTTTAAATGAAAATCCCCACTAAAAAATACCAGGGTACAAACCATCATGATATAAGGGAACATGCCGATAGCCGGAAAAAATATGGCAGTAGCGATGTGAAATATCAGTACCATCAGGTACCCGATAAAACGGGTACGGCGGATCAATAAGAAGAAAACAATAAAAAGATCGTAAGCCGCTCCAAACCAGCTAAAAAAATAAGCCACCCATTCTTCATACATCAATGAACCAATTAAGGGAAGGTGGCTCTTTGTAGGTAGCCATATTTTCATAGGCTGGGCAGCCAGTAACCAGTCTGAATTTAATTTTGCCAATCCTGCAAAAAAATAGACCAGCCCAAGTTGAAGGCGGATAGACCCGACAGTCCACCTTGGAACCTCAGTAACCTTTAAGGCCGGATTAAATTTTACATCAAGAGAAAAAAAACGGCCTGCCGGAAGCCAGATCATTAAAAAACTGACTACGCTTATAAAGTAATAATGGTTAAGATAATAGGTAACATCAATTAACTCTACATAGGTAAACAGCAGAAAGAATGTAACCATTGCGAACCTGTAACAAAAGCCCAATGCAATGAACAATGATGAAACAGCGATGAAAAAGAATACCAGGTGCATGCCAACATTTCCCAAAGGATGGATCCAGTCAAAGCCTATGAATGTAAAATGAAATGTCGGATCAACATATTGTGTGGTGATCCATCCCCTTATCCAGAAACGAATGGTACTTAACAACATCAAGATACCAAACAGCACCCTGAAAGTAACCAGAGGAGCAATAGATGTGGGTGATTTTATCCATTTTATGGCTTTGTTAATCGCCGTCATTATCTACATAAGAAATCTGTACGCCTAATTTAGATACCGCATCTGTTTTAATAAGCCTCAATAAAAGTTGTATTTCTTTGTTTGCATCTTCAATAGCTGGCTTATTGTTTGCTAATGCTGATGATAAGGGGGCCGGAATGGCTTTTAATTTTGAATCAACCACATTAAACTGGTTTAATATTTCGTCTTTTAGCGATGTGTTGCCAAGCGCTGCCAGCAAATCAGCAATTCCTTTACCACTGTTACCACCAGTAAACATATTTTTAAGGCTGTTCATGTTCTCAATGGCCAAATCAAGAGATAGACCGGAATAATAAGCTTCGCAAAGTTCGGGAAATTGAATACCACCAGATTGGGTGCCAAAGGGCCATCCGATGCGTGGACCTTTAAGCATATCCATTTCGTAAGCAAACTGGTTTAGCAGGTAACTAATCGGACTGCCCGAGTTGCTTTGTGTGTTTGCTATAAACTGGCCACGGTAAGTATTTTTCCAGGTTGACAAAGTTTGATCTAAAAGAGATTTTATTCTGTTTAATACATCTTGTACATATTTTTTACGGTTGGTACTATTGGCATCTGTAAATTTTGCAAGGGCATCATTAGCGAAAAATAAATAGTCTAAAGCCGGGAAACCTTGTTGGTGTACGGCCGAGTTTTGCACCAAATTCCAATTGCCGCTGGCAATATTCTCTTCCATTATAGCCAGATCAGTTTTTTCACCAATTTTTTTCATTGTGTTGGCAGGTAGGGTATTGATAAAACCTACCAAAGAATTATCCCGGGAAGGACCAAATTCCAGTACAGAAATACGCTCGATCTGTAAATAAGTATCCTTAAAAACAATTTTTAACGCAGCCTGATTGGTTAAGTTCGGTGTAGCCAGAAAAGCATTTACGGAAGTTTGTAACCCTGTTAATTTTTGCTGTGCCTGCTCGTATGCCGGTATAATTAATTTATCGGCATAATTGGTTAACATTGCTGTTTTATCAAAACCATTTGTTGTTTTATCATCAGCAGGGTTACTTTTTTTAGAGCACGAAATGTAAAAGAGTATCAATAACATTGATAGAACAGCGATTCCCGGTTTATTTATTTTACCCATCATATTTTTTTTAAACTCAAAAACTCTCCGTACTTTATCGTACAGAGAGTTTTAATATTAATATATTTTAGTTGAATATTAAAGGCCGTATGTTGCTTTTAATATTCCCTGAGCTTCAACCAGTTTTGGATAGCCAGGCTCGTTTAACAATGTATAAAAGCTGGTGTTGATGATATCATTCAGCTTTGTGAAATTCGCTGCCGTAAGTTTACTGCTTGCGGGTCTGTATTTAAAAGCAGCGATGAAGCCCCAACCTTCAGATAAGGCATGTAACTTAACACCTGGCAATGCACCTAAACCAAGATCTCCGGTAGTAGGAGAGGTAACATATTCTAATGCAGCAGCAGCAGCTAATTGCTCCCATTTCTCTAAAATAATCTGGATCTGCTCGTCACGTACTTTAACATCTTTGGCACCAATTGCAGCTCTTCCTTTTAAAAAGGCATTAAAAATTACTTCGCCAGCTTTAATACCTTTACCACGTTCGGCCAAATATCCGCCCCAGGCCAAAGGTCTTTCGGCTACCGGAAGTGTATTGGCATAAGTAATAGTAGGATCGTAATTTGCAGGAACTCCCAAATAACCGAATGCTTCATCAAAATGTTGTTTTTGTAGCGCTATGGTAGCATCTGTTTTTACAGCAGTTAACAAATCAACAGCTTGCTTAAACAATAAACTTCCCATTAACCCTTTTGCAATAGCCTGAGTATATTCTACACCTTTCGCATCAACAGCTATTTTACCAGTTGCTGTACGATTAACGAAACCTGCAGTTCCATTGCTGGCAGCAGTAGCTCCTAAAGATTGACTAACGGTAACCAATCCATCAAAATAGGCTTTATAGGTAGGACCATCGGTAATTTTTCCGGCTATATTTACGCCGGAAGTGTTTAACGTAGCATCTGTAAAAGGATTGTTAGTGTTGTTCCAAAAATCGTTTGCCTTTGCAGCGCTTAGAGCTGCAGCACCAGTATTACCGGTTCCTGCATAAGTATTTTGCTCCAGCCACATTCTAACCCTGCTTGTAGAGCTTGCATAATTGGCATCACTAAAATTATAAGTTGTCGGAACATCATAAGGGGGGATATCATCGTTTTTGTCTTTCTTACAAGACGCAAGACCTACTACCACCAGTGCAATGAACATTGAACTTTTAAAGTATTTATTTTTCATTTCTTATTGGATTATGTTATTTTTATAATATTGTTTGTATTAAGTCTAAATAAGTACTAATCTTGCAGCAAAGATGTAAGGAGATTCTAAAGAAGTTCTAAAGAATGAAAAAAAGTATCAAAGCATAAAAAAGAGGTCGGCAGTATGAAGTTATTATTGGTAGAAGATGAACCTGTGCTGGTTGAAGAAATGGAGCAGTACTTCAGGTCACATGGCTTTTCCTGCGACCAGGCAGTGAGTTTTTCGCAGGCCGAGGACAAAATATTGAACAGCCGTTATGATGTAGTGGTGCTTGACATTACCTTACCAGATGGTACAGGTATGGACCTGATTGCCGACATCAGGCAACGGGACGCCGAAACGGGCATCGTGATCCTGTCGGCCCGGAATTCCCTGTCGGATAAGCTGGAGGGACTTGATCTGGGGGCCGATGATTACCTGACCAAACCTTTTTTCCTGGAAGAACTGAGTGCCAGGATCAATGCCCTTTACCGCCGCAAAACCCTCAGGGGTACAGTCGAGATCCTTTTTGATGATTTTACCATTGAACCCCTGGCTAAACTGTTCTTTTATCTTGGTGAGCCAGTTTCGTTAACTAAAAAAGAATTTGAAATGCTGGTTTACTTTGTGGTAAACAAAAACCGTGTATTGAGCAAAGCGTCCATTTCCGAGCATCTGTGGGGCGATCATTTCGATCAGCACGTAAATTTCGATACGCTTTATATGCACCTCACCAATCTGCGAAAAAAATTAACCCGGCTATCGGGTAAACACTATATCAAAACGGTTTATGGGATTGGCTATAAATTTACCTGCTGATGCGGCTGGTATCTAAAATAAGCCTGTACCATTTTCTGCTCAGCGCTGTCGTGTTGGGGCTTGCCGGGATTCTGCTGTTCATTTTCCTTAGAAATGAAATCTCCCGTGAGATAGAAGAACAACTGGAACTTCAGTTAGATATGGTTGCAGAAGAGCTGGGCCGGGGGAAGCAGATTGATTTTCCTTTGGTTACAATCAGAAAAGATAATGAAAAGCTGATGCAGATGCCCAAAATGTTCAAAGATACACTGATCTATGATCATGTGCAGAAAGTAAATGAGGGGTACTATTATTTTGAGGAAAGCAAAAGGATATGGGGAATACCTTATCGGATCAGGGTGATGACTACTTACATAGGCTGGGAAAATTATTCTAAAACCATTGCTATTATTTTCATTTCCATTGCGGTAACCCTGGTTTTAATCGGAACACTTTTCAACTATTTTATCAGCCGGCAGATCTGGAGACCATTTCTGATCAATTTAAAACGTATGAAAGGTTATTCTGTAAGTTCAAAGGAAGAATTGCAGCTTACCCGTACCAATGTAACCGAATTTAAGGAAATGAATATGGTGCTTACCGACCTTGCGGCAAGGGGGAAAAGAGAGTATACAGCACTAAAAGAATTTACCGAAAATGCTTCGCATGAAATACAAACCCCATTGAGCATTTTAAAGGCCAGTCTGGAAAGTATGAGCCAGATTGCGCTTGATGCGAACTTGATTAAGCCGTTGAATGATGCAAAACTGGCAGTTACTCGTTTGAGTAAAGTGAATAAAGGTTTGCTGCTGCTGGCCAAACTGGAAAATAATAGTTTTGCGGATAAGCAAAGCTTGCAACTGGATGAATTGCTGAAGAACAGTTATGAAATGATGGAAGACCTTTTTCAGCATAAAAATCTTTCTGTTAAATTTCAACTGATGGATAAACAGGTATTTGCCAATCTGTTTTTAATGGAGATACTGATTACTAACCTGCTTTCCAATCTTTTGTCGCACACGGCATCAGGTGCAAAAATAGGCATAGTATTAAATGATAAAGAATTTACTTTTTTGAATGAAGGCGCAGTTCTGGCATTTCCCGAATCGAAATTGTTTTCAAGATTCGGCAAGGGGGCACCTGGTTATAAGGGGAATGGCCTGGGTCTTTCCATCGTAAAGCAAATATGTATATTAAATGACTGGCAGGTTGGGTATACTTATCAGGATGGGATGCATGTTTTCAGGGTGCAGTTTTAGCTGTAACCAATAATTCTGGAATGGATTTGCGCAGCAATTTAATTACATTTTTTAGTGCCGGGTTCCGGTTTGATGCTTTCCAGGCCACGTATAGTTCTGTTCTTTGGGGGATGTTTTTAAGTTCAATGAACCTGACGTTCAGGTTGTACCCGTATTGCAGGGAAGTGGGTACAATGGCAAGTCCCATTCCTTCTTCTATCAGTTTGAATATGGTTAAGGCATTTACAGACCGGTGAAAAACTTTGGGGCGAAAGCCATGGTCTTCACAGATACTCGTAATCAGGTCATGGTAAAAAGGACTGTCCTCACTGGAAAAAAATATAAAAGGCTCATTACTGAACTCAGCTATCCCCTTAAAATTAAACTCATTTATGGGATGTTGCTTTGGAAGTACCAAAGAGAAGGTCTCTTGCTGAACCAGGTGCCGGGAAATCCCCTCAGGAAGACGGTGCAGCCGAACGAAACCCAGGTCTAATTTATCCTTTTCCAACAGCTCGATTTGCATTTTATTCGGCATTTCGTCTAAAATGGTCTGTATGCCGGGATATTCCTTATTTAAACCGAGTACCAGTTCCGGGACAATCTTTTGTACTGCCGAACCCAAAAAGCCTATCCGGAGTTCAGTTTCCCTGCCCTGTCCAATGTTATCCAGCTGACGTTTGACGGTTTCGAGGTGGTTGAAAAGAAAATCTACTTCATCTTTTAAATATAAGCCGGCTGCAGTAAGTTCTACTTTTTTCTTGCTGCGGTCAAACAGGGCAACATTGAATATTTCTTCCATCTGCATGATCTGACGGCTAAGGCCAGGCTGGGATATAAACAGTCGCTCTGCGGCCTTTCTGAACTTCAGTTCTTCGGCCAGTACCTGGAAATATTTCAAGTGTCTGAGTTCTATCTGATAACCCATGGTTATTGTTTAATGATGTAAATGGTATTTATACGAATCAAAGATAGGGTTTATCTTTGTGTAAAAGATGGTAAAAATGAGTGCTAAACAGGTTTTTAATTACGGATCAGACTTCCTGACGGCCAGTAAGGCCCTGGAGATCAGCAGGGGTACGATAAGAGGTGTATTAAATCCGGATACCCGCATGAAGGTACAGGAAAGCAGCAGGATAGTGGGCGCAATTGCTTTGGCCGACAAAGCTGTTTACGGCATCAATACAGGCTTTGGTCCGCTGTGTACCACCATGATCTCTGCCGAAGATACCCGTAAATTGCAGGAAAATATTTTAAAGAGCCATGCTGTAGGCATTGGTGAACCCATAGATGAAGAACTCTCGAGATTGATGCTGGTGCTTAAATTGCATGCCCTGGCTATGGGTTATTCGGGTATACAGGAAAATACGCTGGACCGGATCATCTGGCATCTGGAATCCGGGGCGATACCTGTGGTACCTACACAGGGTTCTGTAGGTGCTTCCGGCGATCTGGCACCTTTATCCCATCTTTTTCTTCCTTTAATTGGCCTCGGAAAAGTACATTATAAAGGGAAGATCATTTCAACAGAAAAGCTGTTGAAAGAACAGGGGCTGAAACCCATTGTACTGGCCGCAAAAGAAGGGCTGGCCTTAATCAATGGTACACAATTTATTGCTGCCCATGCAGTAAAAGTGGTTTCCCGTTTTCATAATGTGCTGGCTACAGCAGATATTGTTGCAGCAATGATGCTGGAAGGGTTAATGGGCTCTGCAAGACCTTTTGATGAACAGCTGCACCTGCTGCGGTCATATAAAGGCAACCAGCATGTTGCAGCCAATATCCGCAATTTGCTTACTGGTTCCGAAATTGTAAATGCGCATAGAGATTGTGCAAAAGTACAGGATCCGTATTCGTTGCGCTGTATCCCTCAGGTGCATGGTGCTTCAAGGAACGCATGGTTACATTTAAAAGAAATACTGGAGACAGAGATCAATTCGGTAACAGATAATCCGGTTATTTTTAGCGAAGAGCTGACCATAAGCGGTGGGAATTTTCATGGGCAGCCTATAGCTATGCCCCTGGATTATGCTTGTTTGGCAGCTTCCGAGATGGGCAACATCTCAGATCGCCGGATTTATCTTTCGCTGGAAGGGAATACAGTGGCTGTGCCCAGGCTTTTGATGCGGGAAACGGGACTGAATTCAGGATTTATGATCTTACAATATACTTCGGCTGCTTTGGCAAGTGAAAATAAAGGCCTTTGTTTTCCGGCAAGTGCCGATAGTATTCCTACCTCATTGGGGCAGGAAGACCATGTAAGTATGGGTTCTATTAGTGGGCGTAAGGCACTGCAGGTAATAGAAAATGTAGAAAAAATATTGGGTATAGAGCTTTTTTGTGCTGCGCAGGCCATGGATTATCATGCGCCACTAAAATCGGGAAAGCTCATCAGCGCCATACATGATTTTGTACGTTCAAAAGTTGTTCACCTGGAGCAGGACCAGATCATGTATGAAATGATGCAGACAACCATTGATCTGGTACAATCAGGAACGATCGTAAAGCTGGCCGAAGCTTCTGCGGTTAAAGAACAGCTGATTTACAGTACTGCATTTCAAACACAATTTGAAACATTTTAGCTATGGACTTTAAAGCACAGATCTTACAGGGGATACCAAGGGCACTGCCTAAAAAAAAGGTTTATGATACGCAGGTAAACCACGCGCCTAAAAAAAAGGCCATTTTAACGAAGGAAGAAAAAAAACTTGCTTTACGCAATGCGCTGCGTTATTTCCCGGAAGGCTGGCATGCTGAACTGGCCACTGAGTTTTTAGCAGAACTGGAAACCTACGGACGCATTTATATGTACCGTTTCAGGCCGGATTATGAGATGTATGCCCGGCCAGTACAGGAGTATCCTTTTCAAAGTTTGCATGCTGCCTGTATACAGCTGATGATCCAGAATAATCTTGACCCGTCAATTGCCCAGCATCCGCATGAACTGATCACTTATGGTGGAAATGGCAGTGTTTTTCAAAACTGGGCGCAATACCTGATCACGATGCAATACCTGGCCGGAATGACAGATGGCCAAACCTTAAATATCTATAGCGGTCATCCACAGGGCTTGTTTCCTTCTTCGCCGGCAGCACCACGTGTAGTGGTCACAAATGGCATGATGATCCCGAATTATTCTTCGGCAGACGACCTGGAAAAATACAATGCTTTAGGGGTAACCCAATATGGGCAGATGACGGCTGGTTCGTATATGTATATTGGTCCTCAGGGGATTGTGCATGGTACTACAATTACACTGATGAATGCTTTCAGGAGAAAACTGGGGATGTCAGAAAGCCCGGCAGGCCGGGTTTTTCTTACCGCAGGTTTAGGGGGCATGAGCGGCGCACAACCTAAGGCAGGAAATATCACAGGTTGTATTACAGTATGTGCTGAAATTAATCCTGAAGCGGCAAGAAAAAGGCATCAGCAAGGCTGGGTAGATGAGCTCATTTTCAATTTAGATGCTTTATTGCAAAGGGTAAAAGCAGCAAAGGAAATAAAAGAAACAGTATCGCTGGCTTATATTGGAAATGTGGTAGATGTTTGGGAAGGTTTTGATGCCGCAGGTGTTCTGGTAGAGATCGGATCGGACCAGACTTCGCTCCATAACCCATGGTCTGGCGGCTACTATCCTGCAGGGCTTACTTATGCGGAAGCGAACCAGATGATGGCCGAAGCGCCTGCTCTTTTTAAAGAAAAGGTAGAGGCTTCATTGATCAGGCATGCTGCAGCCGTGAACCGGCATGTAAATAAGGGTACATATTTCTTTGACTATGGGAATGCCTTCCTGCTGGAATGCAGCAGGGCAGGAGCGGATGTAATGGCTGATGATGGCGTAGATTTTAAATATACTTCATATGTAGAAGATATTTTGGGGCCGATGTGTTTTGATTATGGTTTTGGCCCCTTCAGATGGGTGTGTACTTCGGGTGACCCTGAGGATCTGGTAACAACGGACGTGATTGCCATGGAGGTTTTGCAGGAGATCAGGACAGAAGCCCCTGTTGAAATACAGCAGCAGCTGCAGGACAATATAACCTGGATCAGGGAAGCCGGGGCCAACAAGCTGGTGGTGGGTTCCCAGGCCAGGATTTTGTACGCAGATGCTGAAGGCAGGGCCAAAATAGCAGCGGCGTTTAATACCGCTGTTCAGGAAGGCAGGTTAAAAGCACCCATTGTTCTGGGCCGTGATCATCACGACGTGAGCGGCACAGATTCTCCTTTCAGGGAAACGAGTAACATTTACGATGGCAGTCGTTTTACAGCCGATATGGCTATTCAGAACGTTATTGGTGATAGTTTCAGGGGCGCAACCTGGGTGTCGGTCCATAATGGTGGTGGTGTAGGCTGGGGTGAAGTGATTAACGGAGGCTTTGGAATGGTACTGGATGGTACCGCTACAGCTGCTGAAAAACTGAAAAGTATGCTCTTTTTTGATGTAAACAATGGCATAGCAAGACGAAGCTGGGCA comes from the Pedobacter heparinus DSM 2366 genome and includes:
- a CDS encoding sensor histidine kinase, which translates into the protein MRLVSKISLYHFLLSAVVLGLAGILLFIFLRNEISREIEEQLELQLDMVAEELGRGKQIDFPLVTIRKDNEKLMQMPKMFKDTLIYDHVQKVNEGYYYFEESKRIWGIPYRIRVMTTYIGWENYSKTIAIIFISIAVTLVLIGTLFNYFISRQIWRPFLINLKRMKGYSVSSKEELQLTRTNVTEFKEMNMVLTDLAARGKREYTALKEFTENASHEIQTPLSILKASLESMSQIALDANLIKPLNDAKLAVTRLSKVNKGLLLLAKLENNSFADKQSLQLDELLKNSYEMMEDLFQHKNLSVKFQLMDKQVFANLFLMEILITNLLSNLLSHTASGAKIGIVLNDKEFTFLNEGAVLAFPESKLFSRFGKGAPGYKGNGLGLSIVKQICILNDWQVGYTYQDGMHVFRVQF
- a CDS encoding LysR substrate-binding domain-containing protein; the encoded protein is MGYQIELRHLKYFQVLAEELKFRKAAERLFISQPGLSRQIMQMEEIFNVALFDRSKKKVELTAAGLYLKDEVDFLFNHLETVKRQLDNIGQGRETELRIGFLGSAVQKIVPELVLGLNKEYPGIQTILDEMPNKMQIELLEKDKLDLGFVRLHRLPEGISRHLVQQETFSLVLPKQHPINEFNFKGIAEFSNEPFIFFSSEDSPFYHDLITSICEDHGFRPKVFHRSVNALTIFKLIEEGMGLAIVPTSLQYGYNLNVRFIELKNIPQRTELYVAWKASNRNPALKNVIKLLRKSIPELLVTAKTAP
- a CDS encoding urocanate hydratase, whose protein sequence is MDFKAQILQGIPRALPKKKVYDTQVNHAPKKKAILTKEEKKLALRNALRYFPEGWHAELATEFLAELETYGRIYMYRFRPDYEMYARPVQEYPFQSLHAACIQLMIQNNLDPSIAQHPHELITYGGNGSVFQNWAQYLITMQYLAGMTDGQTLNIYSGHPQGLFPSSPAAPRVVVTNGMMIPNYSSADDLEKYNALGVTQYGQMTAGSYMYIGPQGIVHGTTITLMNAFRRKLGMSESPAGRVFLTAGLGGMSGAQPKAGNITGCITVCAEINPEAARKRHQQGWVDELIFNLDALLQRVKAAKEIKETVSLAYIGNVVDVWEGFDAAGVLVEIGSDQTSLHNPWSGGYYPAGLTYAEANQMMAEAPALFKEKVEASLIRHAAAVNRHVNKGTYFFDYGNAFLLECSRAGADVMADDGVDFKYTSYVEDILGPMCFDYGFGPFRWVCTSGDPEDLVTTDVIAMEVLQEIRTEAPVEIQQQLQDNITWIREAGANKLVVGSQARILYADAEGRAKIAAAFNTAVQEGRLKAPIVLGRDHHDVSGTDSPFRETSNIYDGSRFTADMAIQNVIGDSFRGATWVSVHNGGGVGWGEVINGGFGMVLDGTATAAEKLKSMLFFDVNNGIARRSWARNKEARFAIEREMGRTPDLNITLPNLVDDNLLDALV
- the hutH gene encoding histidine ammonia-lyase, with translation MSAKQVFNYGSDFLTASKALEISRGTIRGVLNPDTRMKVQESSRIVGAIALADKAVYGINTGFGPLCTTMISAEDTRKLQENILKSHAVGIGEPIDEELSRLMLVLKLHALAMGYSGIQENTLDRIIWHLESGAIPVVPTQGSVGASGDLAPLSHLFLPLIGLGKVHYKGKIISTEKLLKEQGLKPIVLAAKEGLALINGTQFIAAHAVKVVSRFHNVLATADIVAAMMLEGLMGSARPFDEQLHLLRSYKGNQHVAANIRNLLTGSEIVNAHRDCAKVQDPYSLRCIPQVHGASRNAWLHLKEILETEINSVTDNPVIFSEELTISGGNFHGQPIAMPLDYACLAASEMGNISDRRIYLSLEGNTVAVPRLLMRETGLNSGFMILQYTSAALASENKGLCFPASADSIPTSLGQEDHVSMGSISGRKALQVIENVEKILGIELFCAAQAMDYHAPLKSGKLISAIHDFVRSKVVHLEQDQIMYEMMQTTIDLVQSGTIVKLAEASAVKEQLIYSTAFQTQFETF